Proteins from a genomic interval of Streptomyces sp. NBC_01445:
- the pruA gene encoding L-glutamate gamma-semialdehyde dehydrogenase, giving the protein MDAVTQVPAPVNEPVHGYAPGSPERARLEVKLKELAENPIELSMTIGGVKRLGGGDEFTVVQPHNHQAVIGTGRGATQADAQDAIDAALAAAPAWRAMSFDDRAAIILRAAELLSTTWRETLAASTMLGQSKTAQQAEIDTPCELVDFWRFNVHYARNILAEQPPANSTGVWNRMDHRPLEGFVYAITPFNFTAIAGNLPTAPALMGNVVVWKPSPTQTHAAVLLMQLLEEAGLPKGVINLVTGDGIAVSEVALNHRDLAGIHFTGSTKTFQHLWKTVGTNIDKYRTYPRLVGETGGKDFVVAHPSADRAVLKTALTRGSFEYQGQKCSASSRAYVPASIWNDGFKEEFAAEVDGIKMGDVTDLTNFIGAVIDERSFAKNKAAIDRAKSDPTCTVIAGGEYDDSVGYFVRPTVIVCSDPANEVFTTEYFGPILAVHVYDDAKYDEMLDQMESASDYALTGAVISNDRAAAAHTMDKLRYAAGNFYINDKSTGAVVGQQPFGGGRASGTNDKAGAPQNLQRWTLTRAIKETLVPPTEYGYPHMG; this is encoded by the coding sequence ATGGACGCTGTAACCCAGGTCCCCGCTCCCGTCAACGAGCCGGTGCACGGCTACGCCCCCGGCTCCCCGGAGCGGGCGCGCCTCGAGGTCAAGCTCAAGGAGCTGGCCGAGAACCCGATCGAGCTGTCGATGACCATCGGCGGAGTCAAGCGCCTCGGTGGCGGCGACGAGTTCACCGTCGTCCAGCCGCACAACCACCAGGCCGTCATCGGTACGGGCCGCGGTGCCACGCAGGCGGACGCGCAGGACGCGATCGACGCCGCGCTCGCCGCCGCCCCGGCCTGGCGCGCGATGTCCTTCGACGACCGCGCCGCGATCATCCTGCGCGCCGCCGAGCTGCTCTCCACGACGTGGCGCGAGACGCTCGCCGCCTCCACGATGCTCGGCCAGTCGAAGACCGCGCAGCAGGCCGAGATCGACACGCCCTGTGAGCTCGTCGACTTCTGGCGCTTCAACGTGCACTACGCCCGCAACATCCTCGCCGAGCAGCCCCCGGCGAACTCCACCGGCGTGTGGAACCGCATGGACCACCGCCCGCTCGAGGGCTTCGTCTACGCGATCACGCCGTTCAACTTCACCGCCATCGCCGGCAACCTCCCCACCGCTCCCGCCCTCATGGGCAACGTGGTGGTCTGGAAGCCGTCCCCGACGCAGACCCACGCCGCCGTGCTGCTCATGCAGCTCCTGGAGGAGGCCGGTCTGCCCAAGGGCGTCATCAACCTCGTCACCGGTGACGGCATCGCGGTCTCCGAGGTCGCCCTGAACCACCGCGACCTGGCCGGCATCCACTTCACCGGCTCGACCAAGACCTTCCAGCACCTGTGGAAGACGGTCGGCACGAACATCGACAAGTACCGCACCTACCCGCGGCTCGTCGGTGAGACCGGTGGCAAGGACTTCGTCGTCGCCCACCCGAGCGCCGACCGCGCCGTCCTCAAGACGGCCCTGACCCGCGGTTCCTTCGAGTACCAGGGCCAGAAGTGCTCCGCGTCCTCGCGCGCCTACGTTCCGGCCTCCATCTGGAACGACGGCTTCAAGGAGGAGTTCGCGGCCGAGGTCGACGGCATCAAGATGGGTGACGTCACCGACCTGACGAACTTCATCGGTGCCGTCATCGACGAGCGCTCCTTCGCCAAGAACAAGGCGGCCATCGACCGCGCCAAGTCGGACCCGACCTGCACGGTCATCGCCGGCGGCGAGTACGACGACTCGGTCGGCTACTTCGTCCGCCCGACCGTCATCGTGTGCAGCGACCCGGCGAACGAGGTCTTCACGACCGAGTACTTCGGCCCGATCCTCGCGGTGCACGTCTACGACGACGCCAAGTACGACGAGATGCTGGACCAGATGGAGTCCGCCTCGGACTACGCCCTGACGGGTGCGGTCATCTCGAACGACCGCGCCGCCGCCGCGCACACGATGGACAAGCTCCGCTACGCCGCGGGCAACTTCTACATCAACGACAAGTCGACCGGCGCCGTCGTCGGCCAGCAGCCCTTCGGCGGCGGCCGCGCCTCCGGCACCAACGACAAGGCCGGCGCCCCGCAGAACCTGCAGCGCTGGACCCTGACCCGCGCCATCAAGGAGACGCTGGTACCGCCGACCGAGTACGGCTACCCGCACATGGGCTGA
- a CDS encoding proline dehydrogenase family protein: MLGPVILAASRSDKMRRFISAAPGTKQVVDRFIAGESVDDVVPIVVDACGKGLEVTLDVVGEDITTPEQAAAARDAYLELIAHLKDLGLGTKAEMSVKLSMFGQALDGGHELALANVRPVVEAAAAIGTTVTLDAEDHTTLDSMFAIHEELRKDFPQTGCVIQAYLFRTEDDATRLAAAGSRVRIVKGAYKEPASVAYQDKAEIDKAYVRILKILMEGDGYPMIGSHDPRLISISQELARRAGRKLDEYEFQMLYGIRSDEHVRLAAEGHRMRVYTAYGTDWYGYFMRRLAEKPANLLFFARSILTKG; the protein is encoded by the coding sequence GTGCTGGGTCCCGTGATTCTCGCCGCGTCACGCAGCGACAAGATGCGCCGTTTCATCTCGGCAGCCCCCGGCACGAAGCAGGTCGTCGACCGGTTCATCGCCGGTGAGAGCGTCGACGACGTCGTGCCGATCGTCGTGGACGCCTGTGGCAAGGGCCTCGAGGTCACCCTCGACGTGGTCGGCGAGGACATCACGACCCCCGAGCAGGCCGCCGCCGCGCGCGACGCCTACCTCGAGCTGATCGCGCACCTCAAGGACCTGGGCCTCGGCACCAAGGCCGAGATGTCCGTCAAGCTGTCGATGTTCGGCCAGGCGCTGGACGGCGGCCACGAGCTGGCCCTCGCCAACGTCCGCCCGGTGGTCGAGGCCGCCGCCGCGATCGGCACCACGGTCACCCTGGACGCCGAGGACCACACCACCCTCGACTCGATGTTCGCCATCCACGAGGAGCTGCGGAAGGACTTCCCGCAGACCGGATGCGTCATCCAGGCCTACCTCTTCCGCACCGAGGACGACGCCACCCGCCTCGCTGCCGCCGGCAGCCGCGTACGCATCGTGAAGGGCGCCTACAAGGAGCCCGCCTCTGTCGCGTACCAGGACAAGGCCGAGATCGACAAGGCGTACGTCCGCATCCTGAAGATTCTGATGGAGGGCGACGGGTACCCGATGATCGGGTCCCACGACCCGCGCCTCATCTCCATCAGCCAGGAGCTCGCCCGCCGCGCCGGGCGCAAGCTGGACGAGTACGAGTTCCAGATGCTGTACGGGATCCGCAGCGACGAGCACGTCCGTCTCGCCGCCGAGGGCCACCGGATGCGCGTCTACACCGCGTACGGCACCGACTGGTACGGCTACTTCATGCGCCGCCTCGCGGAGAAGCCCGCCAACCTGCTCTTCTTCGCCCGCTCCATCCTCACCAAGGGCTGA
- a CDS encoding PucR family transcriptional regulator yields the protein MRENGGVKGDYQELVDEISALLSAPATLENRDFGLIAFGAQDSDSEFDESTLDPVRTRSILTRRSTAAVRTWFEGFGIARATGPVRIPPTPEAGVYRGRICLPVRHRGVVLGYVWLIDDDPGPTEQQLTAAMEVAGRIGALLADEAQAGADLTREFREVLTAERGWQRDMAVAALRTALGSRADGLHAVVCVAPWPSADPDDAPSFRTIPAADALCTVPWGAAGQALALLVRLRSADALGPALAAAAKLRERAGTAVVAAGFAGARRELGDLGAAWQEATAAARAALAEPRLGPDAHWAAIGPYRLLTALPPDTAHDPVLAPLLLPANRQLARTTEVFLDCAGQAGRTAAELGIHRQTLYYRLSRVEQLTGLDLDDGEDRLLLHMGLKASRL from the coding sequence GTGCGCGAGAATGGCGGGGTGAAGGGCGACTACCAGGAACTGGTCGACGAGATCTCCGCGCTGCTCAGCGCCCCCGCGACGCTGGAGAACCGGGATTTCGGGCTGATCGCGTTCGGCGCGCAAGACAGCGACAGCGAATTCGACGAATCGACGCTGGACCCCGTACGCACCCGCTCGATCCTGACCCGCCGCTCCACCGCGGCGGTGCGCACCTGGTTCGAGGGCTTCGGCATCGCCCGCGCCACCGGCCCCGTCCGCATCCCGCCGACCCCGGAGGCCGGGGTCTACCGGGGCCGCATCTGCCTTCCCGTACGCCATCGGGGTGTCGTCCTCGGCTACGTGTGGCTGATCGACGACGATCCGGGGCCGACCGAGCAGCAGCTGACCGCCGCGATGGAGGTGGCGGGCCGCATCGGCGCGCTGCTCGCGGACGAGGCGCAGGCGGGCGCCGACCTGACCCGCGAGTTCCGCGAGGTCCTCACAGCCGAGCGCGGCTGGCAGCGGGACATGGCGGTGGCGGCCCTGCGCACGGCGCTCGGGTCGCGCGCGGACGGGCTGCACGCGGTGGTGTGCGTCGCGCCGTGGCCGTCGGCGGACCCGGACGACGCGCCTTCTTTCCGTACGATCCCCGCGGCCGACGCCCTGTGCACGGTGCCCTGGGGTGCGGCCGGGCAGGCCCTGGCCCTCCTGGTGCGGCTGCGGTCGGCGGACGCGCTCGGGCCGGCCTTGGCGGCGGCGGCGAAGCTGCGGGAGCGCGCCGGTACGGCGGTCGTCGCGGCGGGGTTCGCGGGCGCGCGGCGTGAGCTGGGCGACCTGGGCGCCGCCTGGCAGGAGGCCACGGCCGCGGCGCGCGCGGCACTCGCCGAGCCGCGTCTCGGCCCGGACGCGCACTGGGCGGCGATCGGCCCCTACCGACTGCTCACCGCACTGCCCCCGGACACGGCGCACGACCCGGTCCTGGCCCCGCTCCTGCTGCCCGCGAACCGCCAACTGGCCCGCACTACCGAGGTGTTCCTCGACTGTGCGGGCCAGGCCGGCCGCACGGCGGCGGAGCTGGGCATCCACCGCCAGACCCTCTACTACCGCCTGTCCCGCGTGGAGCAGCTCACCGGCCTCGACCTGGACGACGGCGAGGACCGGCTGCTGTTGCACATGGGACTGAAGGCGTCACGCCTGTGA
- a CDS encoding TetR/AcrR family transcriptional regulator: protein MGHREDLLEGAKRCLLEKGFVRTTARDIVKESGTNLASIGYHYGSKDALLAQAYVALAEGASDDWSAVGELPGAPGSLERFRAVMAGITDSLGKPGAIWHLSIELVTMGDKMPVVHEQLAQAQHEAGRGFIGMVMGEEPPVDDPSVHTLGKLFSVLVLGLVAQHTFDADYSPSADELTEGLRLLLDAMRASQA from the coding sequence ATGGGACATCGCGAGGATCTGCTCGAAGGCGCCAAGCGCTGCCTTCTGGAGAAGGGGTTCGTGCGCACGACGGCGCGCGACATCGTCAAGGAGTCGGGGACCAACCTGGCCTCGATCGGCTACCACTACGGCTCGAAGGACGCGCTGCTCGCGCAGGCGTACGTGGCGCTGGCCGAAGGGGCCTCGGACGACTGGAGCGCGGTGGGCGAACTGCCGGGTGCGCCCGGCTCGTTGGAGCGGTTCCGGGCCGTGATGGCCGGGATCACCGACAGCCTCGGAAAGCCCGGGGCGATCTGGCACCTGAGCATCGAGCTCGTGACGATGGGCGACAAGATGCCGGTCGTGCACGAGCAGCTGGCGCAGGCTCAGCACGAGGCTGGGCGCGGATTCATCGGCATGGTCATGGGGGAGGAGCCGCCGGTCGACGATCCGAGCGTGCACACACTCGGGAAGCTCTTCTCGGTACTGGTCCTCGGGCTCGTCGCCCAGCACACCTTCGACGCGGACTACTCGCCCAGTGCCGACGAACTCACCGAGGGCTTGCGGCTGTTGCTGGACGCGATGCGCGCGTCACAGGCGTGA
- a CDS encoding MFS transporter, whose product MTNSPSTNSRAGRREWTALAVLMLPLLLVSMDVSVLYFAIPSISADLEPTGTQQLWIFDIYAFVLAGLLMTMGSLGDRIGRRKLLMIGATAFGAASVCAAYANSAEMLIAARALLGIGGATLMPTTMALVRNMFRDDKQRATAIGIWSGVMTGGIALGSVMSGILVEHFWWGSVFLVNLPAMALLLLLAPVLLPEFKDPEPGRFDFLSVPLSMAAVLPLVYGIKEIPSEGFEPLYVASIVVGLVFAALFVRRQRTVESPMISPALFRGRGFGPAVTLNLISAFAMMGSAYFTTQYLQAVLGKSALEAALWALAPTVFIGFAAPLATVLVQRGVHRGSVVTVGFLTSACGYGLLTLTGTDSLWTALAGAGVLASGAVIVGSQLTDLALGAAPAEKAGAASSLLETGQEFGGALGMAVLGSIGTAVYRHEIGDAPAEAKETLGGALAVAQHLPDRAGDALLASAREAFTSGMHIAAVAGGVVLLGAAVLALRGLRGVAAPQQEDQREPEPAEATA is encoded by the coding sequence ATGACGAACTCACCGAGCACCAACTCCCGTGCGGGGCGCCGTGAATGGACGGCACTCGCGGTCCTGATGCTTCCGCTGCTCCTCGTCTCGATGGACGTCTCTGTCCTCTACTTCGCGATCCCCTCCATCAGCGCGGACCTCGAGCCGACCGGCACCCAGCAGCTGTGGATCTTCGACATCTACGCGTTCGTGCTCGCCGGCCTGCTGATGACGATGGGTTCCCTCGGCGACCGCATCGGCCGCCGCAAGCTCCTGATGATCGGCGCCACCGCCTTCGGCGCCGCCTCCGTCTGCGCGGCCTACGCGAACAGCGCGGAGATGCTCATCGCGGCCCGCGCGCTCCTCGGCATCGGCGGCGCGACCCTGATGCCCACGACGATGGCGCTGGTCCGCAACATGTTCCGCGACGACAAGCAGCGCGCGACGGCCATCGGTATCTGGTCCGGCGTCATGACCGGCGGCATCGCGCTCGGCTCGGTGATGAGCGGCATCCTCGTCGAACACTTCTGGTGGGGCTCGGTCTTCCTCGTCAACCTGCCGGCGATGGCCCTGCTCCTGCTGCTCGCCCCGGTCCTGCTCCCCGAGTTCAAGGACCCGGAGCCGGGCCGCTTCGACTTCCTGAGCGTCCCGCTGTCGATGGCCGCGGTGCTCCCCCTCGTCTACGGCATCAAGGAGATCCCCTCCGAGGGCTTCGAGCCGCTCTACGTCGCCTCGATCGTGGTGGGCCTCGTCTTCGCCGCCCTGTTCGTACGCCGCCAGCGCACCGTCGAGTCACCGATGATCTCGCCGGCCCTCTTCCGGGGCCGCGGCTTCGGCCCCGCCGTCACCCTCAACCTCATCTCGGCCTTCGCGATGATGGGTTCGGCGTACTTCACCACGCAGTACCTCCAGGCGGTCCTCGGCAAGAGCGCGCTCGAAGCGGCGCTGTGGGCGCTCGCGCCGACCGTCTTCATCGGCTTCGCCGCCCCCCTCGCGACGGTCCTCGTGCAGCGGGGCGTGCACCGCGGGTCCGTCGTCACCGTCGGCTTCCTGACCAGCGCCTGCGGCTACGGCCTCCTGACGCTGACCGGCACGGACTCCCTGTGGACCGCCCTGGCCGGCGCGGGTGTACTCGCCTCCGGCGCGGTGATCGTGGGCTCCCAGCTCACGGACCTGGCGCTCGGCGCGGCCCCGGCGGAGAAGGCGGGCGCGGCGTCGTCCCTCCTCGAGACGGGCCAGGAGTTCGGCGGCGCCCTCGGCATGGCCGTCCTGGGCTCGATCGGTACGGCGGTCTACCGCCACGAGATCGGCGACGCGCCGGCCGAGGCGAAGGAGACACTGGGCGGAGCGCTCGCGGTGGCGCAGCACCTGCCGGACCGGGCGGGCGACGCGCTCCTCGCGTCGGCCCGGGAGGCGTTCACGAGCGGCATGCACATCGCCGCGGTGGCGGGCGGGGTGGTCCTGCTGGGGGCGGCGGTACTGGCCCTGCGCGGCCTTCGCGGGGTGGCTGCGCCGCAGCAGGAAGACCAGCGGGAGCCGGAGCCGGCGGAGGCAACGGCCTGA
- the serA gene encoding phosphoglycerate dehydrogenase, producing the protein MGLVRTHVSTAATGKPVVLIAEELSPATVDALGPDFEIRQCNGGDRAELLPAIADVDAILIRSATKVDAEAIAAAKKLKVVARAGVGLDNVDVSAATKAGVMVVNAPTSNIVTAAELACGLLIATARNIPQGSQALKAGEWKRSKYTGVELAEKTLGVVGLGRIGALVAQRMSAFGMKVVAYDPYVQPARAAQMGVKVLTLDELLEVSDFITVHLPKTPETVGLIGDDALRKVKPTVRIVNAARGGIVDEAALYSALKEGRVAGAGLDVYAKEPCTDSPLFEFDQVVATPHLGASTDEAQEKAGIAVARSVRLALAGELVPDAVNVQGGVIAEDVKPGLPLAEKLGRIFTALAGEVAARLDVEVYGEITQHDVKVLELSALKGVFEDVVDETVSYVNAPLFAQERGVEVRLTTSSESPDHRNVVTVRGTLTGGEEISVSGTLAGPKHLQKIVAVGEYDVDLALADHMVVLRYEDRPGVVGTVGRVLGEAGINIAGMQVARADLGGEALAVLTVDDTVPAGVLSELGDEIGATSARSVNLTD; encoded by the coding sequence ATGGGACTTGTGAGGACTCACGTGAGCACTGCTGCAACCGGCAAACCTGTCGTACTCATCGCGGAAGAGCTGTCTCCCGCGACCGTCGACGCTCTTGGCCCTGACTTCGAGATCCGCCAGTGCAACGGCGGAGACCGGGCCGAGCTGCTCCCGGCCATCGCCGATGTCGACGCGATCCTGATCCGCTCGGCCACCAAGGTCGACGCCGAGGCGATCGCCGCCGCGAAGAAGCTGAAGGTCGTCGCACGAGCCGGCGTCGGCCTCGACAACGTCGACGTCTCCGCCGCCACCAAGGCCGGCGTGATGGTCGTCAACGCCCCGACCTCCAACATCGTGACCGCCGCCGAGCTCGCCTGCGGCCTGCTCATCGCCACCGCGCGCAACATCCCGCAGGGCAGCCAGGCACTCAAGGCCGGCGAGTGGAAGCGCTCCAAGTACACGGGCGTCGAGCTGGCCGAGAAGACCCTCGGCGTCGTCGGCCTCGGCCGCATCGGCGCGCTCGTCGCGCAGCGCATGTCGGCCTTCGGCATGAAGGTCGTCGCGTACGACCCGTACGTGCAGCCCGCGCGCGCCGCCCAGATGGGCGTCAAGGTCCTCACCCTCGACGAGCTGCTCGAGGTCTCCGACTTCATCACCGTGCACCTCCCCAAGACCCCCGAGACGGTCGGCCTCATCGGCGACGACGCGCTGCGCAAGGTCAAGCCGACCGTCCGCATCGTCAACGCCGCGCGCGGCGGGATCGTCGACGAGGCGGCGCTGTACTCGGCGCTCAAGGAGGGCCGCGTCGCCGGCGCCGGCCTCGACGTGTACGCGAAGGAGCCCTGCACGGACTCCCCGCTGTTCGAGTTCGACCAGGTCGTGGCCACCCCGCACCTCGGTGCCTCCACGGACGAGGCGCAGGAGAAGGCCGGTATCGCCGTCGCCCGCTCCGTGCGGCTCGCGCTCGCCGGTGAGCTCGTCCCGGACGCGGTGAACGTCCAGGGCGGCGTCATCGCCGAGGACGTCAAGCCGGGCCTGCCGCTCGCCGAGAAGCTCGGCCGGATCTTCACCGCGCTCGCGGGCGAGGTCGCGGCCCGCCTCGACGTCGAGGTCTACGGCGAGATCACGCAGCACGACGTGAAGGTGCTCGAACTCTCCGCTCTGAAGGGCGTGTTCGAGGACGTCGTCGACGAGACGGTGTCGTACGTGAACGCTCCGCTGTTCGCACAGGAGCGCGGCGTCGAGGTCCGCCTCACCACGAGCTCCGAGTCCCCGGACCACCGCAACGTCGTCACCGTGCGCGGCACGCTGACCGGCGGCGAGGAGATCTCGGTCTCCGGCACGCTGGCCGGTCCCAAGCACCTCCAGAAGATCGTCGCCGTCGGCGAGTACGACGTGGACCTCGCCCTGGCCGACCACATGGTCGTCCTGCGCTACGAGGACCGTCCCGGTGTCGTCGGCACCGTGGGCCGCGTGCTAGGCGAGGCGGGCATCAACATCGCCGGTATGCAGGTCGCCCGTGCGGACCTGGGCGGCGAGGCGCTGGCCGTCCTGACCGTCGACGACACGGTTCCCGCCGGGGTGCTCAGCGAGCTGGGTGACGAGATCGGCGCGACGTCCGCGCGCTCCGTGAACCTGACCGACTAG
- the ilvC gene encoding ketol-acid reductoisomerase → MAELFYDDDADLSIIQGRKVAVIGYGSQGHAHALSLRDSGVDVRVGLHEGSKSKAKAEEQGLRVVTPSEAAAEADVIMILVPDPIQAQVYEESIKDNLKDGDALFFGHGLNIRYGFIKPPANVDVAMVAPKGPGHLVRRQYEEGRGVPCIAAVEQDATGNGFELALSYAKGIGGTRAGVIKTTFTEETETDLFGEQAVLCGGTAALVKAGFETLTEAGYQPEIAYFECLHELKLIVDLMYEGGLEKMRWSISETAEWGDYVTGPRIITDATKAEMKKVLAEIQDGTFAKNWMDEYHSGLKKYNEYKTQDENHLLETTGKELRKLMSWVDNDEA, encoded by the coding sequence GTGGCCGAGCTGTTCTACGACGACGATGCCGACCTGTCCATCATCCAGGGCCGCAAGGTCGCGGTGATCGGTTACGGCAGCCAGGGCCACGCCCACGCGCTGTCGCTCCGTGACTCCGGTGTCGACGTCCGCGTCGGTCTGCACGAGGGCTCCAAGTCCAAGGCCAAGGCCGAGGAGCAGGGCCTGCGCGTCGTGACGCCGTCCGAGGCCGCCGCCGAGGCCGACGTCATCATGATCCTGGTCCCGGACCCGATCCAGGCCCAGGTCTACGAGGAGTCCATCAAGGACAACCTGAAGGACGGCGACGCGCTGTTCTTCGGCCACGGCCTCAACATCCGCTACGGCTTCATCAAGCCCCCGGCCAACGTGGACGTGGCGATGGTCGCGCCCAAGGGCCCGGGTCACCTGGTGCGCCGTCAGTACGAAGAGGGCCGCGGCGTTCCGTGCATCGCGGCCGTCGAGCAGGACGCCACGGGCAACGGCTTCGAGCTGGCCCTCTCCTACGCGAAGGGCATCGGCGGCACCCGCGCCGGCGTCATCAAGACGACCTTCACCGAGGAGACCGAGACCGACCTGTTCGGTGAGCAGGCCGTTCTCTGCGGTGGCACCGCCGCGCTGGTCAAGGCGGGCTTCGAGACGCTGACCGAGGCCGGCTACCAGCCGGAGATCGCGTACTTCGAGTGCCTCCACGAGCTGAAGCTCATCGTCGACCTCATGTACGAGGGCGGCCTGGAGAAGATGCGCTGGTCGATCTCCGAGACCGCCGAGTGGGGCGACTACGTCACCGGCCCGCGCATCATCACGGACGCCACCAAGGCCGAGATGAAGAAGGTCCTCGCCGAGATCCAGGACGGCACGTTCGCCAAGAACTGGATGGACGAGTACCACTCGGGCCTGAAGAAGTACAACGAGTACAAGACCCAGGACGAGAACCACCTCCTGGAGACCACCGGCAAGGAGCTCCGCAAGCTCATGAGCTGGGTGGACAACGACGAGGCGTAA
- the ilvN gene encoding acetolactate synthase small subunit has product MSKHTLSVLVENKPGVLARITALFSRRGFNIDSLAVGVTEHPDISRITIVVNVEDLPLEQVTKQLNKLVNVLKIVELEQGHAVQRELVLAKVRADNETRSQIVEIVQLFRAKTVDVSPEAVTIEATGSSDKLEAMLKMLEPFGIKELVQSGTIAVGRGSRSITDRSLRALDRTA; this is encoded by the coding sequence ATGTCCAAGCACACGCTCTCCGTCCTGGTCGAGAACAAGCCAGGTGTCCTCGCCCGGATCACCGCACTGTTCTCCCGCCGCGGGTTCAACATCGACTCCCTGGCGGTCGGCGTCACCGAGCACCCCGACATCTCCCGCATCACCATCGTGGTGAATGTCGAGGACCTGCCGCTCGAACAGGTCACGAAGCAGCTCAACAAGCTGGTCAACGTCCTGAAGATCGTCGAACTGGAGCAGGGCCACGCCGTCCAGCGTGAGCTCGTCCTCGCCAAGGTCCGCGCCGACAACGAGACGCGCTCGCAGATCGTCGAGATCGTCCAGCTGTTCCGCGCCAAGACCGTGGACGTCTCCCCGGAGGCCGTCACCATCGAGGCCACCGGCTCCAGCGACAAGCTGGAAGCCATGCTCAAGATGCTGGAACCCTTCGGCATCAAGGAGCTCGTCCAGTCGGGCACCATCGCGGTCGGCCGCGGCTCGCGCTCCATCACCGACCGGAGCCTGCGGGCGCTCGACCGCACGGCCTGA